A region from the Manihot esculenta cultivar AM560-2 chromosome 13, M.esculenta_v8, whole genome shotgun sequence genome encodes:
- the LOC110630421 gene encoding protein DETOXIFICATION 49 produces the protein MTREVSSASVPLLGSYSSQNSRKERAKTVPLDNQDSAAYCQYQAWSPSLSQAVDEIKQLYTIAFPMIITGLLIYGKSAISMFFMGKLGKDVLAGGSLSIGIANISGYSVISGLAMGTEAISSQACGAKQWPLMGQTLQRTIAILILTCVPISLLWLNVEPILIFCGQDPAILSVASTYLAFSLPDLFLQSFINPLKIYLRTQNITLPLMLSAAFALALHALINQILVCHLGLGIQGIAVAVTITDLNLLAALLIYLCFSGICRESWQGWSLQCFDEWKPILGLAIPSCISVCLEWWWYELMIVLSGLLTNASEAVATMGILIQATSLVYIFPSSLSLAVSTRVGNELGANHPSKAKTSSIVALSCAIFTSFIAMLFMTSMRHAWGQIFTTDTAILSLTATAMPVVGLCELGNCPQTTGCGVLRGSARPSLGANINLGSFYGIGLPIAILMGFMMGLGLLGLWLGLLAAQVVCAIIMVVVLMRTDWQVEANRARELTGIDDGVGEAEAESKRKNLQGLISVTLVD, from the exons ATGACTAGGGAAGTTAGTTCAGCATCAGTTCCTCTGTTGGGCAGTTATAGCTCtcaaaattcaagaaaagaacgcGCTAAGACTGTGCCATTGGATAATCAAGATTCTGCTGCTTACTGCCAGTATCAAGCGTGGAGTCCTTCCCTTTCACAG GCGGTTGACGAGATCAAACAGCTCTACACCATAGCCTTCCCTATGATCATTACAGGGCTTCTCATATATGGCAAGTCTGCCATATCAATGTTCTTCATGGGGAAATTAGGGAAAGACGTATTAGCAGGAGGGTCTCTCTCCATCGGCATCGCTAACATCTCTGGTTACTCTGTTATCTCCGGGCTTGCTATGGGCACGGAAGCCATCTCTTCTCAAGCCTGTGGAGCAAAGCAGTGGCCCCTCATGGGCCAAACCCTTCAGAGAACAATCGCAATTCTCATCTTGACATGCGTACCCATCTCTCTTTTGTGGCTAAACGTTGAGCCTATCCTTATATTTTGCGGCCAAGACCCAGCAATCTTATCTGTTGCCTCTACTTAtctagccttttctcttccgGATCTGTTTCTCCAATCCTTCATTAATCCTCTCAAAATCTACCTGAGAACTCAAAACATAACTCTGCCTCTCATGCTCAGTGCAGCTTTTGCTCTAGCTTTACATGCTCTTATCAACCAAATCCTTGTCTGTCACCTTGGCCTTGGTATTCAAGGCATTGCTGTGGCAGTAACAATAACGGACTTGAATCTTCTTGCTGCCCTTTTGATTTACCTTTGTTTCTCAGGCATCTGTCGCGAATCATGGCAAGGCTGGTCTCTCCAATGCTTCGATGAATGGAAGCCCATCCTTGGCCTAGCAATCCCTAGTTGTATCTCTGTGTGCTTAGAATGGTGGTGGTACGAGCTTATGATAGTTCTTTCAGGGCTCCTAACTAATGCTTCTGAGGCAGTTGCCACCATGGGAATTCTAATACAAGCAACTTCTCTTGTCTATATCTTCCCATCATCCCTGAGCCTAGCCGTCTCAACTCGAGTAGGGAATGAGTTAGGTGCGAACCACCCTAGCAAAGCCAAAACCTCATCCATTGTCGCTCTGTCATGTGCAATATTCACGAGTTTTATTGCCATGTTATTCATGACATCAATGAGGCATGCTTGGGGACAAATTTTTACAACAGATACTGCAATATTGTCACTAACAGCCACGGCCATGCCTGTAGTGGGGCTTTGTGAGCTTGGAAACTGCCCACAGACCACCGGCTGTGGGGTGCTCAGGGGCAGTGCTAGGCCAAGTCTTGGAGCCAACATAAATTTGGGTTCTTTCTACGGCATAGGCTTGCCTattgctatattaatgggctttatGATGGGCTTGGGCCTGTTGGGCCTATGGTTAGGCTTGCTAGCAGCCCAGGTTGTTTGTGCTATTATTATGGTTGTGGTGTTGATGAGGACAGATTGGCAAGTGGAAGCAAATAGAGCCAGAGAGCTTACTGGAATAGATGATGGGGTGGGTGAAGCAGAGGCTGAGAGTAAGAGAAAAAATCTTCAAGGGTTAATATCAGTCACTCTTGTTGATTAG
- the LOC110630484 gene encoding uncharacterized protein LOC110630484, with amino-acid sequence MNRTKLSMNVSSVISMSPSTGSSSIWRNWWTYWAWQGAARGCRYWCAAARGTSSTPSAPSFLISLAFLSLLWYSIFFRVPSGSIDFKVQHRDHVSIVGHYSRVDDWLFEMSAYNIISLPSSFSTL; translated from the exons ATGAACAGGACAAAGTTATCAATGAATG TCAGTAGCGTCATTTCTATGTCGCCGTCGACAGGCTCCAGTTCAATATG GAGAAATTGGTGGACTTATTGGGCGTGGCAGGGCGCCGCTCGGGGCTGCCGATACTGGTGTGCTGCAGCTCGAGGGACAAGCTCGACGCCGTCTGCTCCGTCGTTTCTAATTTCCCTTGCATTTCTCTCGCTTCTTTGGTACTCAATATTTTTTAGGGTTCCTTCTGGTTCAATTGATTTTAAAGTTCAACATAGAGATCATGTATCAATTGTTGGTCATTATAGTCGTGTCGATGACTGGTTATTTGAAATGAGTGCATACAACATTATTTCTTTACCTTCATCATTTTCTACCTTATAA
- the LOC110629840 gene encoding mitogen-activated protein kinase kinase kinase 5 isoform X1 — protein sequence MRWLHNISFSSSSSSSSPSSSASNPSTPAPFSSVDACPLRSNYSASSSSSAVGDGTFSPTKKHRYYRSYIRAGLGFRFGGGSGNRLARQKKLPQLTANEVTNQGSSSSASATAAKPNTEPVESVRLLRSQSGSSAAVPLRLSSSAPVPVPLPLPLPLHDNCNYGDGELRLKSPKEKDRDGVKEREREREKERERSDGAAREGFSASTSPIKSVFLGRETRKMVEHLDIRSPRRVHPDFVMDNCGENIKANDPTRSAPTSPFASPVRSPQRLTHVADLLPYYQMMAKGNVWSAPEMATIDIPGLPPPAFFDYTAFSSESSPLHSPQSRSPRLNPRSPTGPAPSLNAKMPIETSTPCRETNATFEVHPLPLPPGAARPSPSAPIPQVVAKAESTPLKSQWQKGKLIGRGTFGSVYVASNRETGALCAMKEVDIFPDDPKSAESIKQLEQEIKILSHLKHPNIVQYYGSEIVEDHFYIYLEYVHPGSINKYVREHCGAITENVVRSFTRHILSGLAYLHSMKTIHRDIKGANLLVDASGVVKLADFGMSKHLTGQAAELSLKGSPYWMAPELMQAVMQKDSNSDLALAVDIWSLGCTIIEMFTGKPPWSDYEGAAAMFKVMRDTPPIPELLSHDGKDFLSCCFQRNPADRPSASVLLEHRWLKNLMGLDFTSSTQSINGIKLIDKTQCHSSNTSEVKADQSSILSQSTKGKVASDSGTAQGSHRETPNLTVMAASCNSPRSILEFLPSLSPLCSGHSVKHSSSSSSVPNLIKHGAKK from the exons ATGCGTTGGCTTCATAACatttccttctcctcctcctcctcctcctcctctcccTCCTCCTCCGCGTCTAATCCTTCCACCCCTGCGCCTTTTTCTTCCGTTGATGCTTGCCCTCTGAGGTCTAACTATTccgcttcttcttcctcctctgctGTTGGCGATGGCACTTTTTCTCCGACCAAGAAGCACAGATATTATAGGAGCTATATTCGAGCCGGTCTAGGTTTTCGTTTCGGCGGTGGTTCTGGGAACAGGTTGGCGCGCCAGAAGAAGCTCCCTCAGCTCACCGCAAATGAGGTTACAAACCAAGGCTCTTCCTCTTCCGCTTCCGCTACCGCTGCGAAGCCTAACACCGAACCTGTTGAGTCCGTTCGGCTTTTGCGGTCTCAAAGTGGCTCTTCTGCCGCTGTCCCTTTGAGGTTGTCATCTTCAGCTCCTGTGCCTGTGCCGTTGCCCCTGCCTTTACCTCTCCATGATAATTGTAATTATGGAGACGGGGAATTGCGGTTGAAGTCGCCTAAGGAGAAGGATCGTGACGGtgttaaagaaagagaaagagaaagagaaaaagagagagagagaagcgaTGGCGCCGCGCGAGAGGGATTTTCTGCTTCGACCTCTCCAATTAAGAG TGTATTCCTTGGCCGAGAGACAAGGAAGATGGTGGAGCATCTAGATATCAGGTCACCTAGGAGGGTGCATCCAGATTTTGTTATGGATAATTGTGGGGAGAACATCAAGGCCAATGATCCTACTAGGAGTGCACCTACTAGTCCATTTGCAAGTCCTGTACGCAGCCCACAAAGATTAACTCATGTTGCGGATTTGTTGCCCTACTATCAAATGATGGCTAAAGGAAATGTCTGGTCTGCACCAGAAATGGCAACGATAGATATACCTGGGCTTCCTCCCCCAGCATTCTTTGATTACACTGCATTTAGTAGTGAGAGTTCTCCCCTTCACAGTCCACAAAGTAGAAGTCCCCGTCTGAATCCAAGAAGTCCTACTGGACCTGCACCATCACTGAATGCAAAAATGCCAATTGAAACCTCAACCCCATGCCGTGAAACTAATGCTACCTTTGAGGTCCATCCATTACCCCTTCCTCCTGGCGCAGCCAGGCCTTCACCGTCAGCTCCCATTCCTCAAGTTGTTGCCAAAGCAGAGTCCACACCCTTGAAAAGTCAGTGGCAGAAGGGAAAGCTTATTGGACGTGGCACATTTGGTAGTGTTTACGTTGCCAGCAATAG GGAAACTGGAGCCTTATGTGCAATGAAGGAAGTTGACATATTTCCAGATGACCCAAAATCTGCAGAGTCTATAAAGCAATTAGAACAG GAAATTAAAATTCTCAGCCATCTGAAGCATCCAAACATTGTGCAGTATTATGGGAGTGAAATA GTTGAAGACCACTTCTATATATATCTAGAGTATGTTCATCCCGGTTCAATCAATAAATATGTCCGTGAACATTGTGGAGCCATAACAGAAAATGTTGTTCGTAGTTTTACTCGCCACATTCTCTCTGGGTTAGCCTACTTGCACAGCATGAAGACAATACACAG GGACATAAAAGGGGCTAATTTGCTTGTAGATGCATCTGGAGTTGTCAAACTTGCTGACTTTGGGATGTCAAAACAT CTTACTGGACAAGCAGCTGAACTTTCTTTGAAGGGAAGTCCGTACTGGATGGCTCCAGAG CTTATGCAAGCTGTAATGCAGAAGGACAGCAACTCTGATCTTGCACTTGCAGTTGATATTTGGAGTCTGGGCTGTACGATCATTGAAATGTTCACAGGAAAACCTCCTTGGAGTGATTATGAGGGC GCCGCGGCCATGTTCAAAGTTATGAGGGATACCCCACCTATCCCTGAATTGCTATCGCATGATGGTAAGGATTTCCTAAGTTGCTGCTTTCAAAGAAATCCTGCAGACAGGCCGTCAGCAAGCGTGTTACTAGAACATCGTTGGTTGAAAAATTTAATGGGCCTCGACTTTACATCTTCCACCCAGTCAATTAATGGGATAAAGCTGATT GATAAAACCCAATGCCATAGTTCAAACACGTCTGAAGTTAAGGCTGATCAGTCGTCAATACTCTCACAAAGTACCAAGGGAAAGGTGGCTTCTGACAG CGGGACAGCCCAAGGATCTCATCGCGAAACTCCCAACTTAACAGTAATGGCAGCCTCCTGTAATTCTCCTCGTTCTATtcttgagtttcttcccagTTTGTCTCCTCTGTGCTCAGGTCACAGCGTAAAGCATAGCAGCTCCTCTTCATCTGTTCCCAACTTAATTAAACATGGTGCTAAAAAGTAA
- the LOC110629840 gene encoding mitogen-activated protein kinase kinase kinase 5 isoform X2: MRWLHNISFSSSSSSSSPSSSASNPSTPAPFSSVDACPLRSNYSASSSSSAVGDGTFSPTKKHRYYRSYIRAGLGFRFGGGSGNRLARQKKLPQLTANEVTNQGSSSSASATAAKPNTEPVESVRLLRSQSGSSAAVPLRLSSSAPVPVPLPLPLPLHDNCNYGDGELRLKSPKEKDRDGVKEREREREKERERSDGAAREGFSASTSPIKSVFLGRETRKMVEHLDIRSPRRVHPDFVMDNCGENIKANDPTRSAPTSPFASPVRSPQRLTHVADLLPYYQMMAKGNVWSAPEMATIDIPGLPPPAFFDYTAFSSESSPLHSPQSRSPRLNPRSPTGPAPSLNAKMPIETSTPCRETNATFEVHPLPLPPGAARPSPSAPIPQVVAKAESTPLKSQWQKGKLIGRGTFGSVYVASNRETGALCAMKEVDIFPDDPKSAESIKQLEQEIKILSHLKHPNIVQYYGSEIVEDHFYIYLEYVHPGSINKYVREHCGAITENVVRSFTRHILSGLAYLHSMKTIHRDIKGANLLVDASGVVKLADFGMSKHLTGQAAELSLKGSPYWMAPELMQAVMQKDSNSDLALAVDIWSLGCTIIEMFTGKPPWSDYEGAAAMFKVMRDTPPIPELLSHDGKDFLSCCFQRNPADRPSASVLLEHRWLKNLMGLDFTSSTQSINGIKLIDKTQCHSSNTSEVKADQSSILSQSTKGKVASDSFMHYSFSSAGQPKDLIAKLPT, from the exons ATGCGTTGGCTTCATAACatttccttctcctcctcctcctcctcctcctctcccTCCTCCTCCGCGTCTAATCCTTCCACCCCTGCGCCTTTTTCTTCCGTTGATGCTTGCCCTCTGAGGTCTAACTATTccgcttcttcttcctcctctgctGTTGGCGATGGCACTTTTTCTCCGACCAAGAAGCACAGATATTATAGGAGCTATATTCGAGCCGGTCTAGGTTTTCGTTTCGGCGGTGGTTCTGGGAACAGGTTGGCGCGCCAGAAGAAGCTCCCTCAGCTCACCGCAAATGAGGTTACAAACCAAGGCTCTTCCTCTTCCGCTTCCGCTACCGCTGCGAAGCCTAACACCGAACCTGTTGAGTCCGTTCGGCTTTTGCGGTCTCAAAGTGGCTCTTCTGCCGCTGTCCCTTTGAGGTTGTCATCTTCAGCTCCTGTGCCTGTGCCGTTGCCCCTGCCTTTACCTCTCCATGATAATTGTAATTATGGAGACGGGGAATTGCGGTTGAAGTCGCCTAAGGAGAAGGATCGTGACGGtgttaaagaaagagaaagagaaagagaaaaagagagagagagaagcgaTGGCGCCGCGCGAGAGGGATTTTCTGCTTCGACCTCTCCAATTAAGAG TGTATTCCTTGGCCGAGAGACAAGGAAGATGGTGGAGCATCTAGATATCAGGTCACCTAGGAGGGTGCATCCAGATTTTGTTATGGATAATTGTGGGGAGAACATCAAGGCCAATGATCCTACTAGGAGTGCACCTACTAGTCCATTTGCAAGTCCTGTACGCAGCCCACAAAGATTAACTCATGTTGCGGATTTGTTGCCCTACTATCAAATGATGGCTAAAGGAAATGTCTGGTCTGCACCAGAAATGGCAACGATAGATATACCTGGGCTTCCTCCCCCAGCATTCTTTGATTACACTGCATTTAGTAGTGAGAGTTCTCCCCTTCACAGTCCACAAAGTAGAAGTCCCCGTCTGAATCCAAGAAGTCCTACTGGACCTGCACCATCACTGAATGCAAAAATGCCAATTGAAACCTCAACCCCATGCCGTGAAACTAATGCTACCTTTGAGGTCCATCCATTACCCCTTCCTCCTGGCGCAGCCAGGCCTTCACCGTCAGCTCCCATTCCTCAAGTTGTTGCCAAAGCAGAGTCCACACCCTTGAAAAGTCAGTGGCAGAAGGGAAAGCTTATTGGACGTGGCACATTTGGTAGTGTTTACGTTGCCAGCAATAG GGAAACTGGAGCCTTATGTGCAATGAAGGAAGTTGACATATTTCCAGATGACCCAAAATCTGCAGAGTCTATAAAGCAATTAGAACAG GAAATTAAAATTCTCAGCCATCTGAAGCATCCAAACATTGTGCAGTATTATGGGAGTGAAATA GTTGAAGACCACTTCTATATATATCTAGAGTATGTTCATCCCGGTTCAATCAATAAATATGTCCGTGAACATTGTGGAGCCATAACAGAAAATGTTGTTCGTAGTTTTACTCGCCACATTCTCTCTGGGTTAGCCTACTTGCACAGCATGAAGACAATACACAG GGACATAAAAGGGGCTAATTTGCTTGTAGATGCATCTGGAGTTGTCAAACTTGCTGACTTTGGGATGTCAAAACAT CTTACTGGACAAGCAGCTGAACTTTCTTTGAAGGGAAGTCCGTACTGGATGGCTCCAGAG CTTATGCAAGCTGTAATGCAGAAGGACAGCAACTCTGATCTTGCACTTGCAGTTGATATTTGGAGTCTGGGCTGTACGATCATTGAAATGTTCACAGGAAAACCTCCTTGGAGTGATTATGAGGGC GCCGCGGCCATGTTCAAAGTTATGAGGGATACCCCACCTATCCCTGAATTGCTATCGCATGATGGTAAGGATTTCCTAAGTTGCTGCTTTCAAAGAAATCCTGCAGACAGGCCGTCAGCAAGCGTGTTACTAGAACATCGTTGGTTGAAAAATTTAATGGGCCTCGACTTTACATCTTCCACCCAGTCAATTAATGGGATAAAGCTGATT GATAAAACCCAATGCCATAGTTCAAACACGTCTGAAGTTAAGGCTGATCAGTCGTCAATACTCTCACAAAGTACCAAGGGAAAGGTGGCTTCTGACAG CTTCATGCattattctttttcttcagCGGGACAGCCCAAGGATCTCATCGCGAAACTCCCAACTTAA